The Dioscorea cayenensis subsp. rotundata cultivar TDr96_F1 chromosome 19, TDr96_F1_v2_PseudoChromosome.rev07_lg8_w22 25.fasta, whole genome shotgun sequence genome includes a window with the following:
- the LOC120249882 gene encoding zinc finger BED domain-containing protein DAYSLEEPER-like yields the protein MIVLHEYPLTMVEHLGFRKFVGVIQPLFKNISRGTLKKDILKIYEHERAKTMKLFEENTNRFAITTDMWTSSNQKKGFMAIMAHYIDASWSLQGRIIRLMFIIRMEPQLIYELISVELDFVFNKLMVLDCVNGLDWLFYVTA from the exons ATGATTGTTTTACATGAGTATCCATTAACAATGGTTGAGCATCTTGGGTTTCGAAAGTTTGTTGGAGTTATCcaaccattatttaaaaatatttctaggGGAACATTGAAAAAGGATATTCTCAAAATATATGAGCATGAAAGGGCAAAGACAATGAAATTGTTTGAAGAAAATACTAATAGATTTGCAATCACAACTGATATGTGGACATCAAGCAATCAAAAGAAAGGTTTTATGGCTATTATGGCACATTATATTGATGCATCATGGAGTTTGCAAGGTCGAATTATcag gTTGATGTTCATCATAAGGATGGAACCGCAattaatttatgagttgataAGTGTGGAGTTGGATTTTGTGTTTAACAAATTAATG GTTTTAGATTGTGTCAACGGACTTGATTGGCTTTTTTATGTGACTGCATAA